DNA from Serinibacter salmoneus:
CGGCTGTAATCGGGGCCCTCCCACGCACTAGTGACGAGGTGTTGGCGGGTAAGCGGATGCTTATTGTGGCCCTTGTTCTGGGTGCTGGGACGGTCTCGGTCGTGGTGCTTGTCAATATTGCGCAAGGTTGGAGCGGCGCCGAATCTCTCGTGGTGCTGCTGCTTGCGACTGTTGTAGGATCGCTGTGCGCGGAGGCGATGGCAAGGACCGTGAGCCAGAAGGTAAGTCCTGCGAATGCGGCGTGGCGTTGGCGGACGGAAATAAAGGTGCGTATTCGGCGCACGTTCCCTGCGCACTCCCGGCCGGCGCTGGTATTCGCGCGGATGGGTTACGCGCAGTCGCTGATTGCGGGGGGCGTCTGGCTAATCACTTTGTTTCTCGTGGCAATCGCCGCCGGTGCGGCCCTTGCTGCGATCGTTTCGCCCACTGGTGTTGAGGCAGCTGAGGTCGACGGCGCGCTGATGCTTGTATTCGCGTCACTGCTCGTAGGTCCGCTGGTGTATTGGCTGGTGTGCGCTGGGGTCATGTATGCAAGAAAGTGCGGCGTTTATGCTCTCCAGTGGATTGTCTTTGACTTTATCGCTGCGGTGGCATTCGCGTTTGCCTTATGGCAGATGAGCGTTGGTCTGGGGGTGTGCGTGGGGATCGGTGCACTAGTTGTCGCCGCTGCGGTGGGGTTTGGTTCATGGGTGGCGCCCAGGTTTGGTATGCGCCACGCCGTTCGGGCCAGCATTAGGAGCCAGTTGAAGCGCGATCTTGGCAAGGCTGAACGCGACCTTCGTGCCGCACTTGGGTATGTAGGTGATCCTTCGCGAGAAGTGCGCTCGAGGAGACGGCGAGTCCTGCCGTGGAGGACTGATCGCTAACTGCGCGACTACTCCTCACCCGCCCCGAACTGCCTGAGCGCGCGGGCCAGGGCGGCCCACCCGTCGTGCGTGGCGCCCCGTGCCAGCGCCTCCTGGTACGCATCGCGCAGGGACTCCACGAGGTGGTCGTCCTCGACCTGGTAGCGGGCATCGAGCAGGTGGCTCGGTGCCCGCGCCGCGAACATCGCGACGGCGTCGAGGAAGATGGTCATGGAACGTGCCGCGGCGCGGCGAGCGTGTCCCGGCGAGGGCCCGCTTCCGCTCTCAGGAGCGCCGGCCTCGTCGTCGGTCCCCGCCATGACGACGGCGAACTGTCGTTGCCACAGCCGCTCGAATGCCCGATCGGGTCGCAGCGTGATGACGGTGCCGATGTCTGACTCCTCGGCGAATGTGCTGCCCTCCTCGGTCAACTGGCGTCGGAGCGTGGCCACCTCGTGGGCGAACCGGATGAGGTTGTCATCGGTGAGCGAGGCGCCGACGACCAGGAGGTGCTTGGTCATCATCAGCGATTGGACCACAGAGCCGACGGGCTTCCAGCGGCTGTCGTAGGAGACGAAGGAGTTGCGCGTCAGCACGATGGAGTTCGGGTGATTCACGTCGCCGTGCATCTTCAGGAGCCAGGGTCCGGTCGCGGAGACGTCCTGCCAGGGCAGTACCGCAATTTCTCGGCGATCGCCGGTGCGCCCGGCGTTCTCCACCGCCCGCTCGTAGAGCCCGTCGTAGTTCGTGGTGACGGCGCTGGGGATCTGCATCCCTGCGAGCAGGAGGTGGCTGAGGCTGGGGCGTTCCGCTCTGGAGATGATGTCAGCGACTCGCTCCCCGAGGGAGGGGCCGCCACGGTCGACGGCGCGGCGAGCCTCGGCCTCGATGACCTCGCCCTGGTCGAGGGTCGGCAGGCGCTCGACTTCCTTCCACGTGAGATCCGAGTCCAGTCCCTTCAGGAGCTCCTGCAAGAGGCCACTCCAGCTCGGCAGGCCGGCGCCCATGCTGAGGCCCGCGCCGAAGAACAGTGCGACCTCGTGATTGGCGACCTTCGCGGCCAGGGACTGGGCCTGCGTGATCAGCCCCGGGCGGAGTCCGGCGAAGAGACGATGCTCCGCCAGCTGGGCGCGGCGCACGTGTTGCAGCACCGCGTAATCAGACGCCGAGGACGCCACGATCATCACGTCGACGCCGGTCTCTCTGACTGCGGCAGACAGGGACTGAACGAGCGATTCGGCGAGTCGGCCGCGGTCGTGTGCGTGCCCGGCCCGACCGGAGCCGAGCAGTGGCATCGCAATCACGGGCGCACCGAGCTTCGCCCTCCCGGCGGCCTTCCACAGGTCGTCGCCGGTGCGGGAGACGATCTCGGCCACGGTGCGCGCGGCTATTTCGCCCACCTTGTCCGGCGTCCACCCGATGGAGTCGATGATCCAGGGCTGGGGATCACCAGGCGCGATGTCGAGGTCCAGTGGATCGACGGAGAATCGGCCCCAACCGACAGGCCGCAGCGTGGACCAGTCCTGGTCCGCGGGAACCCCCGCGGCTGACTTCCAGTGGTCGCCTACGGAGAACGGCGCGTCCGCCGGGATGACGACGGCCGTACTCGCTATCGCGTCCAGCCTCCCGTGCACGATGAACAGGTGGCCTTCGCCGGCGCGGTCGTCGCCACGGTGGTCGGAGCGGATGTCCTGCTCGGACTGGTGAGTCATGTGCCGATTGTGCCGGGGTGCTCGATCGTTGTCCCTCCGGTGAGCCGCTCGACGCCGACACGGGTTCGCTTCGGGGGGTCTCACACCGAGTAGTGCGTAGTTGCCGCGAGCCAACGCTCACGTGCAGGGACTCCCCAGTCGGGTTCGGCGTGCGTCGCGTGCGCGAGTCGGCCGTTCACGTGCGTCACGAGCGCGCCCGCGTTCTCGAAGCCCCAGTGATGGGCGTGCGGTTCCAGCCCGAACTCACTGACCCCTCGCGTGTGGAGTTCGAGTTCTCGCTTGTACTCCCTCGTCAGCCGGAGGTGGTGTCCGTCCACCAAGAGGCCGAGCACTTGTCGGCGCGCCCCGCGGCGCGCGACTGTGGTCTTCTTGTCGTTGAGGTGCATCCCCAGTCGTCCGAGTTCTCGGCGCACATGGGTGACCAAGCGGTCGGTGTCTGTGTGCGCTCGCGGCCGCCTGCTGGAGAAGTGCATGTCGTCGGAGTACCGGCTGTAGACCCACCGGTTGGCCTCCGCCCACTCGTACATACGTTGATCGAACTCACGCATCACGAGGTTGGAGAGCAAGCCACTGGTCGGTGCGCCCTGGGGGAGGAAGCCTTCTGGTGCATGGCCGAAGTAGTTGGCGCGCACCTTCTCGCAGCGCAGTGGCCAGCAGCGGCACTGGCGAGGATTGCAGAGCTGGATTGCTCCGGTCCTGCGCTGGTTCCAGGATAAGGGTGATGTCGACGGCGCTGTCACCAGGCGCGTGATCTGCGCAGCATCGAAGGAGTTGCGCGAGTGCGGACCGGGGAGCGCGCGGAATACGTGCCGCTCCGTGATGGAGTGGAAGAAGTTGCTGATGTCGAGCCGCACGACGAGCTCCGCTCCGAGGTGGAGGCGGGCGCAGTCAACGATCGATCGGCCGCGGGCGTAGGCGAATGCGCGAGGGTGCGCCACATGGCCGGGGGTCCACTCCGCGAGCAGGGCGCGTTGGAACGCCATGAGGTCGGCGTCGGGCTTGCGGATCTCTCGGGCTGCCGCTCTGATGCGGGGGACCGTCAGAACACGGTAGGGATCCACCTCGCGCCGGATGATTGCCCTCGTGCGTTCCGCGCCCAGGCCGGCGTCCCCGAGAAGACGGGCGAGTTTCAGCCCGAGTAGGAAGTCGCGTGGATCGGCCAACCACACTCACCTCTCGCATGTAGCGTCGCGACAACGGCACCGCAGCCACGGTCATTCCAGTGGGCGTTACTCACCCACCTCCGATTGGCTGGGCCCGCCTGAGTGGCGGGTTCCTGGGTGTGGTCGGCCGACCGCCGCGATCCTATCGGGGTTTCGTTTCGGCAGCGAGCCGTACCCGATGTAGATTCAACGCAGGACCACCCTCGACCCAAGGCTGCGCCACGTGAACCCGAGCACCACTGCAACGTCGCAGGTCAGCACGCCTGCCGACGCCTCACCCACGCATCAGCAAGCGGACCCCGCCCACAACGTCACGGCAACCTTCACCGCCGCCCCCGGCTCCACGGTCGAGGTGCGCGATGAGGAGTGGCTGGTGACCGCCGTCGAGCCCGGCGCCCCGGATCCGCAGACGCAAGAACCCACCTTCTTCGTCTCCGCGATCGGCCTGACGGGCATCACGAAGGACACCGAGGCGACGTTCTGGACTCAGCTCGACACGATCACGCAGTCCGATCCGCGCCACACCCGGGTGGTCGCGGACGGCAGCCCGGGTCACCGCAAGAGCCGCTTGTGGCTGGAGTCCATGCTGCGCAAGACCCCCGTCCCGGTGGGCGCCGAAGAACTCACCGTCTCCACCCAGGCCCTCGCCGACCCGCTGCCGTATCAGCATCAGGCGGTCCGTCAGGCGCTGGCCCCGGACAATCTGCGTCCGCGCATTCTCCTGGCAGACGCCGTGGGCCTGGGCAAGACCCTCGAGATCGGCATGATCCTCGCGGAACTCGTCCGCCGGGGCCGGGGTGACCGGATCCTCATCGTGACCCCGAAGCACGTGCTGGAGCAGATGCAGTTCGAACTGTGGACCCGGTTCGCGCTGCCGTTCGTGCGCCTGGATTCCACGGGCATTCAGCGCATCCGGCAGAAGCTCCCGGCGAACCGCAACCCGTTCACCTACTTCAAGCGCGTGATCATCTCGATCGACACGTTGAAGTCGGACAAGTACGTGAACCACCTGCGCCGCCAGCAGTGGGACGCGGTCGTGATCGACGAATCGCACAACGTCACGAACGCCTCCAGCCAGAACAACCGGCTGGCCACCACCCTCGCGGAGCGCACCGATGCGCTGATCCTAGCCTCCGCCACCCCGCACAACGGCAAGGCCGAGTCCTTTGCGGAACTCGTCCGCATGCTCGAACCGAGCGCCGTCAGCCCCACCGGCGAGCTCGACGAGGATCAGGTGAAGCGCCTGATCATCCGCCGCCACCGGCACCACCCGGACGTCGCGGGCGTGGTGGGCGCGGACTGGGCGGAGCGGATGCCCCCGCACAACCTCCTCATCGACGCCTCCCCGGAGGAGAACGCAATCGCGGAGGAGTTGGAGCACACCTGGCTCTGGCCCGCGTCGGGCACCAACCCCTACTCGGGTTCCACCAAGGGCCTGTTCCCGTGGACCCTCGCGAAGGCGTTCCTCTCCAGTCCCGCGGCCCTGGCGGAGACCGTCAGGGAGCGCCGCAAGCGCCTCGCGAACCAGCCGACACCGAACCAACCGGCACCGAACCAACCGCCCACGAACGAGCAAGTCACCGACCAGGCCAAAGAACAACAAGCGCTCACCACTCTCGAGCACCTCGCCGAGCGCGCCGAGGCCGGCACCTCCGCCAAGTACGACGCCCTCCTGGCCCACCTCCGGACGATCGGCGTCTCCAAGACCAGCCCCACCCGCGCCGTCGTGTTCGCCGAACGCCTCGCCACCCTGCACTGGCTGCGGGAGCGCCTGGCCCGTGACCTCAAAATGACCACCGAGCAGGTCGCGGTCATGCACGGCGGGCTCACCGATGTGGATCAGCAGAAGATCGTGGAGAGCTTCAAGTTGGAGTCCTCCCCGATCCGCGTGCTCATCACGGGTGACGTCGCCTCCGAGGGCGTGAACCTGCACACCCA
Protein-coding regions in this window:
- a CDS encoding reverse transcriptase family protein — its product is MADPRDFLLGLKLARLLGDAGLGAERTRAIIRREVDPYRVLTVPRIRAAAREIRKPDADLMAFQRALLAEWTPGHVAHPRAFAYARGRSIVDCARLHLGAELVVRLDISNFFHSITERHVFRALPGPHSRNSFDAAQITRLVTAPSTSPLSWNQRRTGAIQLCNPRQCRCWPLRCEKVRANYFGHAPEGFLPQGAPTSGLLSNLVMREFDQRMYEWAEANRWVYSRYSDDMHFSSRRPRAHTDTDRLVTHVRRELGRLGMHLNDKKTTVARRGARRQVLGLLVDGHHLRLTREYKRELELHTRGVSEFGLEPHAHHWGFENAGALVTHVNGRLAHATHAEPDWGVPARERWLAATTHYSV
- a CDS encoding SIR2 family protein, giving the protein MTHQSEQDIRSDHRGDDRAGEGHLFIVHGRLDAIASTAVVIPADAPFSVGDHWKSAAGVPADQDWSTLRPVGWGRFSVDPLDLDIAPGDPQPWIIDSIGWTPDKVGEIAARTVAEIVSRTGDDLWKAAGRAKLGAPVIAMPLLGSGRAGHAHDRGRLAESLVQSLSAAVRETGVDVMIVASSASDYAVLQHVRRAQLAEHRLFAGLRPGLITQAQSLAAKVANHEVALFFGAGLSMGAGLPSWSGLLQELLKGLDSDLTWKEVERLPTLDQGEVIEAEARRAVDRGGPSLGERVADIISRAERPSLSHLLLAGMQIPSAVTTNYDGLYERAVENAGRTGDRREIAVLPWQDVSATGPWLLKMHGDVNHPNSIVLTRNSFVSYDSRWKPVGSVVQSLMMTKHLLVVGASLTDDNLIRFAHEVATLRRQLTEEGSTFAEESDIGTVITLRPDRAFERLWQRQFAVVMAGTDDEAGAPESGSGPSPGHARRAAARSMTIFLDAVAMFAARAPSHLLDARYQVEDDHLVESLRDAYQEALARGATHDGWAALARALRQFGAGEE
- a CDS encoding SNF2-related protein; this translates as MNPSTTATSQVSTPADASPTHQQADPAHNVTATFTAAPGSTVEVRDEEWLVTAVEPGAPDPQTQEPTFFVSAIGLTGITKDTEATFWTQLDTITQSDPRHTRVVADGSPGHRKSRLWLESMLRKTPVPVGAEELTVSTQALADPLPYQHQAVRQALAPDNLRPRILLADAVGLGKTLEIGMILAELVRRGRGDRILIVTPKHVLEQMQFELWTRFALPFVRLDSTGIQRIRQKLPANRNPFTYFKRVIISIDTLKSDKYVNHLRRQQWDAVVIDESHNVTNASSQNNRLATTLAERTDALILASATPHNGKAESFAELVRMLEPSAVSPTGELDEDQVKRLIIRRHRHHPDVAGVVGADWAERMPPHNLLIDASPEENAIAEELEHTWLWPASGTNPYSGSTKGLFPWTLAKAFLSSPAALAETVRERRKRLANQPTPNQPAPNQPPTNEQVTDQAKEQQALTTLEHLAERAEAGTSAKYDALLAHLRTIGVSKTSPTRAVVFAERLATLHWLRERLARDLKMTTEQVAVMHGGLTDVDQQKIVESFKLESSPIRVLITGDVASEGVNLHTQCHHLIHFDIPWSLIRIEQRNGRIDRYGQKHRPVITTLLLNPSTERFAGDIRVLTRLMEREDEAHRALGDSASLMGEYDVKAEEDSIRQVLSGTKQLDDVVHSVEEVRTAGGPTGMLARLMAKRAAPAKPSEEPAQPNQSRPATASGLYDGELDFLSDALAEALVTPEKDVPNGVAWQTHPGHGIAQLDVSGAQTKDLRQRLEVLPQSYLADRKVTRTFKLATTAVAGKREIAQARSNESTSLWPEAHYLSPLHPLLEWAADRSLAALGRGRVYVVRGDVADPSVLLQGTLTNARGQVIATSYTHVLFPGAPSVRPAFAQPFATAAEAVAALRLAEVNTGGVPGAAAWGALIPVAVDEAQAMIGNQVAAIEAATRDRIEAWRARSSRWQQQAARETQRSTVRQRTAMVAAEEDLAASMNPERTLIRPLLVVVPPGDLSDLTPGDLPPGDLTPGDQTPASENGAL